In Nitrosarchaeum sp., the following proteins share a genomic window:
- a CDS encoding VOC family protein — MSKPLKSSFIDHINMEVKDLEQSVTFYKNLFGFEIKKEQPEEKSKIIGNANIKLCLYENPEMKPEGAITHFGFHVENFDEIIMTCKSLGVTIHYDGPVQFEKSRSIYISDPNGYDIELSEVFGDGL, encoded by the coding sequence ATGTCTAAACCATTGAAATCTAGTTTTATTGATCATATCAATATGGAAGTAAAAGATTTAGAACAAAGTGTAACATTTTACAAAAATCTTTTTGGATTTGAAATTAAAAAAGAGCAACCTGAAGAGAAATCAAAAATTATTGGTAATGCTAATATCAAACTCTGTCTGTATGAGAATCCTGAGATGAAACCTGAAGGTGCAATTACTCATTTTGGTTTTCATGTTGAAAATTTTGATGAAATAATAATGACATGTAAATCTTTAGGTGTTACAATTCATTATGATGGTCCTGTTCAATTTGAAAAGTCACGTTCTATATACATAAGTGATCCAAATGGATATGATATTGAGCTAAGCGAAGTTTTTGGAGATGGATTATAA
- a CDS encoding NAD(P)-dependent oxidoreductase, with the protein MNIQDTRILITGGTGFIGSRLAKKLHDSGADITILARRKQENLPFKIILDDLTNPNLHFEQKFDVVYHLASVTPLEKNKKIIRSVNYDGVKNLFSAVSGAKLFIYISGLAVFDPKHDKIIETTPKKFDTEFIKTRIKAQEFLEENCKKSGINFSVAYLGDIVYGDGGFFKSMILDRMQKGTFRIPGNGKYIKNFIHVEDVVGALIEIIQKGETGSYILTDSKPMPFVEFLNYISDNLGVKKSKTVPTALAKLVLGSDAIKLLTRSVSASNHKISQIYDFKFPTYKEGLSNVLPKL; encoded by the coding sequence ATGAATATACAAGATACTCGTATACTGATTACTGGTGGAACAGGATTTATTGGTTCTAGACTTGCAAAAAAACTACATGATTCTGGTGCAGATATAACAATTCTTGCTAGAAGAAAGCAAGAAAACTTACCTTTTAAAATAATTCTGGATGATCTAACAAATCCTAATTTACACTTTGAACAAAAATTTGATGTTGTGTATCATTTGGCATCTGTGACACCTCTCGAAAAAAATAAAAAAATAATTCGTTCTGTAAATTACGATGGTGTAAAAAATCTTTTTTCTGCTGTATCTGGCGCTAAATTGTTTATTTATATTTCAGGTTTAGCTGTATTTGATCCAAAACACGACAAAATTATAGAAACAACTCCTAAAAAATTTGATACTGAATTCATTAAAACGCGAATCAAAGCGCAAGAATTCCTAGAAGAAAACTGTAAGAAATCAGGAATAAATTTTTCTGTGGCATATCTGGGGGATATCGTATATGGTGACGGTGGATTTTTCAAATCAATGATACTTGATAGAATGCAAAAAGGTACATTCAGAATCCCTGGAAATGGTAAATACATCAAAAATTTCATTCATGTTGAAGATGTTGTTGGCGCATTAATTGAAATTATTCAAAAGGGAGAAACTGGTTCCTATATTTTGACTGATTCTAAACCTATGCCGTTTGTAGAATTTCTAAATTATATCTCTGATAATCTTGGAGTCAAAAAATCAAAAACGGTTCCAACTGCTTTGGCAAAATTAGTATTAGGTTCAGATGCAATTAAACTGTTAACCCGTTCAGTCAGTGCGTCAAATCATAAAATCTCCCAAATCTATGATTTCAAGTTCCCAACTTACAAAGAAGGTCTAAGTAACGTACTTCCTAAATTATGA
- a CDS encoding inositol-3-phosphate synthase has translation MGNRIRVGLVGIGNCFAGLIQGIEYYRQNPSQEVTGIIHDKLAGYGIHDIDFVCGFDVGDNKVGTPLNEAIYAYPNMVDWIPKEKMPKTNAKVYESPLLDGVGIWVENRIKPLESKKTHEQITEEVKKIIKENNVEIIVSYLPVGSDKVTEFWAQICLDTNTAFVNCIPSFIASDEKWAKKFKEKNIPVIGDDIKGQVGATIVHRTLAKLCSDRGTKIEKTYQINVGGNTDFLNMKEQDRLASKRISKTESVQSQLKERLADDQIYVGPSDFIPFLGNTKLMFMRIEGRQWANIPYNMEVRLEVDDKANSAGIVIDAIRLAKIALDRGVGGPIIPASAYLMKHPLEQMPDVQAKKDCEKFVEGK, from the coding sequence ATGGGAAATAGAATCAGAGTAGGATTAGTAGGTATAGGTAATTGTTTTGCAGGCTTAATACAAGGAATTGAATACTATAGACAAAACCCTTCTCAAGAGGTAACAGGTATAATTCATGATAAACTAGCTGGATATGGAATTCATGATATTGATTTTGTATGTGGTTTTGATGTGGGCGATAACAAAGTTGGAACTCCTCTAAATGAAGCAATTTACGCATACCCCAACATGGTTGATTGGATTCCAAAAGAGAAAATGCCAAAAACAAATGCCAAAGTCTATGAAAGTCCACTGTTAGATGGAGTAGGAATTTGGGTTGAAAACCGAATCAAACCTCTTGAATCTAAAAAAACCCATGAACAAATCACTGAAGAAGTAAAAAAAATTATCAAAGAAAATAATGTTGAAATTATTGTGTCTTACTTGCCTGTAGGCTCTGATAAAGTGACAGAATTTTGGGCTCAAATCTGTCTTGACACAAACACTGCTTTTGTAAACTGCATACCTTCCTTTATTGCATCTGATGAAAAATGGGCAAAAAAATTCAAAGAAAAAAATATTCCAGTAATTGGTGATGACATTAAGGGTCAAGTCGGAGCTACAATCGTTCACAGAACACTTGCAAAACTCTGCAGTGATCGTGGAACTAAAATTGAAAAAACTTACCAAATTAACGTAGGTGGAAACACTGATTTCCTAAACATGAAAGAACAAGACCGTTTAGCCTCAAAGAGAATATCTAAAACAGAAAGTGTTCAAAGTCAACTCAAGGAGAGATTAGCGGATGATCAAATTTATGTTGGCCCATCTGATTTTATTCCATTTTTAGGCAATACTAAACTAATGTTTATGCGAATTGAAGGTAGACAATGGGCTAACATTCCGTACAATATGGAAGTTCGTTTAGAAGTAGATGATAAGGCAAATTCTGCTGGTATTGTAATTGATGCTATTAGATTAGCAAAGATTGCACTAGATAGGGGTGTAGGAGGCCCAATTATTCCTGCAAGCGCATATTTAATGAAACATCCTCTTGAACAAATGCCAGATGTTCAAGCGAAAAAAGACTGTGAAAAGTTTGTTGAAGGAAAATAA